In Hirundo rustica isolate bHirRus1 chromosome 2, bHirRus1.pri.v3, whole genome shotgun sequence, one genomic interval encodes:
- the CCDC169 gene encoding coiled-coil domain-containing protein 169, whose protein sequence is MQGIPLGRVQTGPSNAGRHSSGGRALLQTRADGTGRRPSGPGPVLAVPAVPAACGARPRLPSRLSLGSGRAASTAGKRVPEPGAGWPQRAAPSGSAACSQPSPRATPATRGLRAGRAAAAAAMGEDGGRRAAEPERLALELGRERRKQQMLESSIFELRHTITELEKSLNSAENEDNEWKTRYETQVELNKQLERQINILQDKVELIRGNPADKLFIVRTFDKMPVDSLKRVLKQLEEEKKSLQNQLKDYELRLEQEAKAYHKVNDERRMYLSEILQTSAKFTIVEKQKTDALTGKGEGQILRGRRSVPGNLKMVNTQKRSIKKTVGVNHLPQLKH, encoded by the exons ATGCAGGGCATTCCGCTGGGCAGAGTGCAGACCGGCCCGTCAAACGCGGGCCGTCACAGCAGCGGCGGGCGAGCGCTACTGCAAACGCGGGCGGACGGGACGGGGCGGCGCCCGTCGGGGCCGGGGCCGGTGCTGGCGGTACCGGCGGTACCGGCTGCCTGTGGCGCCCGGCCCCGTCTCCCCTCTCGGCTTTCCCTGGGCAGCGGGAGAGCCGCGAGTACTGCGGGGAAAAGGGTGCCCGAGCCGGGGGCGGGGTGGCCTCAGCGCGCCGCTCCCTCGGGCTCCGCCGCCTGCTCGCAGCCGTCACCCCGCGCAACGCCCGCGACGCGGGGGCTGCGAGCGGgacgggcggcggcggcggcggcaatGGGGGAAGACGGCGGCCGGCGGGCGGCAGAGCCGGAGCGCTTGGCGCTGGAGCTGGGGCGGGAGAGGCGGAAGCA GCAGATGCTTGAAAGCTCAATATTTGAACTGAGACACACTAtaacagagctggaaaaaagtCTTAATAGTGCTGAAAATGAGG ataATGAATGGAAAACCAGATATGAGACACAAGTAGAATTGAACAAACAGCTGGAAAGGCAAATTAATATTCTTCAAGATAAGGTGGAGCTTATTCGTGGAAATCCAGCAG ATAAACTGTTCATTGTTCGCACCTTTGATAAAATGCCTGTG GATTCCTTAAAGAGGGTTCTTAAACAGctagaagaagagaagaaaagtctCCAGAACCAGCTAAAGGACTATGAACTTAGACTGGAACAAGAAGCAAAG GCTTACCACAAAGTTAATGATGAGCGGCGCATGTACCTCTCAGAGATCTTACAG ACCTCAGCTAAATTTACAATtgttgaaaagcaaaaaacagaTGCTCTGACTGGCAAGGGAGAAGGACAGATACTGAG